From the genome of Geoglobus ahangari, one region includes:
- a CDS encoding sulfurtransferase TusA family protein, translating to MELKLKQVGENTYELDVRGNTCPFPQIFTELALKKVGDAVLEVITDNPPSARDLPLVLKKKGYQVETAKEGDHWRIRIWK from the coding sequence ATGGAGCTTAAGCTCAAGCAGGTTGGGGAGAACACGTACGAGCTGGATGTCAGGGGAAACACGTGCCCGTTCCCCCAGATATTCACCGAACTCGCGCTGAAGAAGGTTGGGGATGCTGTCCTTGAGGTGATAACCGACAATCCACCGTCGGCAAGGGATCTTCCGCTTGTCCTGAAAAAGAAGGGGTATCAGGTGGAAACAGCCAAGGAGGGTGACCACTGGAGGATCAGGATATGGAAGTGA